In Caloramator sp. E03, the sequence TATAAAACCACTTGACTTGGAGTAAACTCTCAGGGTTATTATGATAGTACCATATATAGGTTCATGTGTCAATTTGTGAATTAAAAGACGTATAGGAGGTAAAATATTATGAAAAAGTTGGGATTTGGTTTAATGCGTCTGCCCCTTTTGGATAATAACGACCAGGGAAGCATCAATATGGAAGAGATGAAGCAGATGGTTGATACTTTTATTGAGAATGGATTTACATATTTTGATACAGCATATATGTACCATAATTTCAAAAGTGAAATTGCAGCTAAAGAAGCACTTGTTAAAAGGCACTCAAGGGATAGTTTTACATTAACAACAAAAATGCCTACGATGTTTCTAAAAACAAAAGAAGATATGGAACGTATTTTTAATGAACAGCTTGAAAAATGTGGTGTTGAATATTTCGATTATTATTTGCTTCATAATCTTGGAGTATCTCATTATGAAATAGCACAAATGCAAAATCTGGGACTTCGCCAATAGTTGAAGTACTATCTCCTGCAGAACGTCCTACAAAAAAAGGGCTGATTTTTGCTGCAACCCCTGCAAGCGATATAGTCTGTGGACCATGCCAGCTTGCTTCAGGTATAGGTCTTCAAGTGTTTATGACTGGCCGTGGAACTCCTTATGGTTTAGCAGTAGCTCCAGTTATAAAAGTGTGTTCAAGGAATGATATGAAAGATTTGTGGTATGATCTTATAGATGTTAATGCTGGTCCAATTGCATCGGGAGATGCAACAATACAAGATATTGGAACTTTATTGTTTAATTTAATAATAGATGTGGCAAGTGGGAGAAAGCAGAGTTTAGCTGAAAAATATAAGCTTCATAATGATTTTTGTATTTTTAATCCTGCACCTATTACCTGATAAAAAATTGTATATATCGTACAATAATATTCAATAATTTAATACATGATTAACATGTTAAAAAGTTTGAAAATATTTTAAATTATATTTAAACAGAAGAGCAAATAATGTAAAGCCATAAAGGAGGTTCACATGTTAAAGGTAGATGATTTAAAAGGTGTAATCCCCCCAATTGTTACTCCTGTTGATGATGAAGAAAATGTAGATGAACAAGGTCTTAAAAAAGTAATTGATTATGTTATTAGCGGAGGAGTTCATGGTGTTTTTGTACTTGGCAGCAATGGAGAATTCTATGCATTCGATTATGAAAATAAAAAAAGAGCTGTTGAGATAACAGTAAGGCATGTGAATAAAAGAGTCCCTGTCTATGTAGGTGCCAGTGCTATTACAACAAAAGAATGTATTAAATTAGCTAAGATGGCTGAAGATGTGGGGGCAGATGCAGTAACTGTACTTACACCTATGTTTATAAAACCCAATGAAAAAGAAATGTACAACCATTTTGAAGCTATTGCTAAATCAACAAGCCTTCCTGTGATTTTGTATAATAATCCTGATAAAACTACAAATAATATTTCTGTTTCACTGCTTGAAAAATTATCAAAGATTGATAATATTATAGGAATCAAAAATACATCCTTTGATTTTGCTCAAACAGTAGAATATATAAGAGTTACAAGGGATAATAAAAATTTTAAAGTGCTTAGCGGTTCAGATTATTTGATTTATGCAACCTTAGCTTATGGTGGAGCAGGCTGTGTTGCTGGGACAGCAAATGTAGCTCCAAGATTAGTAGTAGATATTTATGAAAAATATATGGCTGGAGATTATAAAGGAGCGATAGATGCTCAATACAGGCTTATTCCTCTAAGAAATGCATATAATTATGGAAGTTTCCCAGTACCTATGAAGGATTGCCTGAATATATTAGGGTTAGAT encodes:
- a CDS encoding UxaA family hydrolase, with the protein product MVEVLSPAERPTKKGLIFAATPASDIVCGPCQLASGIGLQVFMTGRGTPYGLAVAPVIKVCSRNDMKDLWYDLIDVNAGPIASGDATIQDIGTLLFNLIIDVASGRKQSLAEKYKLHNDFCIFNPAPIT
- the dapA gene encoding 4-hydroxy-tetrahydrodipicolinate synthase translates to MLKVDDLKGVIPPIVTPVDDEENVDEQGLKKVIDYVISGGVHGVFVLGSNGEFYAFDYENKKRAVEITVRHVNKRVPVYVGASAITTKECIKLAKMAEDVGADAVTVLTPMFIKPNEKEMYNHFEAIAKSTSLPVILYNNPDKTTNNISVSLLEKLSKIDNIIGIKNTSFDFAQTVEYIRVTRDNKNFKVLSGSDYLIYATLAYGGAGCVAGTANVAPRLVVDIYEKYMAGDYKGAIDAQYRLIPLRNAYNYGSFPVPMKDCLNILGLDIGHPVKPIEHCSEEKLQAIKKVLDDLGLTNI